In Euzebya sp., the sequence TCGTGGTCTTGCCGACGCCGCCGGACCCCGTGCAGACGATGATGTGGCGGGTGGCCACGACCTCGCGGAGGTCCCGGTCGTCGCGGTCCGGCTCGGCCACGGGTGCGTCAGCCACGGTCCAGGACCTCCTCGAGGACCCCCGCGAGCTCGGTGACGACGTCCTGGGCGGTGACCGCGTCCGCGACGAAGGGCAGCTCCACCGAGGGGAGGGCCGCCTGCTCGTCCAGGCGCGCGCGCATCCGCTCCTGCAGCTCGAGCCGTGACCGGTGCGCCGCGCCGAGGCCGAGCAGCTCCTCGACCACCGTCCCGGCGCGGTCGGCGCCGAGGACCGCGGCGAGGTCCTCGGCGGTCAGCGACTCCGACACCTTCTGCGCCTGCTGATCCCACGCCGGCCGGGCGACCCGGTTCACCATGATCGGCCCGAGGGGCACGCCGAGATCGCCTAGAGCGGTGATCGAGTCGACGGTCTCGGTGACGGGCATCTCCTCGAGCAGGGTCGTCAGGATGAGGGCCGTGCGGGCGTCGTCGGTCAGCATGTCGATCACCGTCTGCGCCTGCTGGCGCACGGGCCCGACGTTCACCAGCTCGGTGGTGGCGTCCGGCGCGGCCAGGAAGTTCACGATGCGCCCGGTCGGCGGCGCGTCCACCACGACCAGGTCGTAGGCGAAGCGGCCGTCCGGC encodes:
- a CDS encoding ArsA-related P-loop ATPase yields the protein MDALDLLDRRLLLVTGKGGVGKSTVAGALAVAAARAGRRTILVEVEGRQTFSSLFETAPWDFTEREFRPGLFGLSIDPEASLTEYLSQFYGAQRLTRIVARTPAVEFATQAAPGIKDVLLIGKVKEMERRREPDGRFAYDLVVVDAPPTGRIVNFLAAPDATTELVNVGPVRQQAQTVIDMLTDDARTALILTTLLEEMPVTETVDSITALGDLGVPLGPIMVNRVARPAWDQQAQKVSESLTAEDLAAVLGADRAGTVVEELLGLGAAHRSRLELQERMRARLDEQAALPSVELPFVADAVTAQDVVTELAGVLEEVLDRG